A section of the Phaseolus vulgaris cultivar G19833 chromosome 8, P. vulgaris v2.0, whole genome shotgun sequence genome encodes:
- the LOC137823866 gene encoding disease resistance protein RPP13-like, protein MADTIVVFLIDKLTRLLVEEAKLLAGVRDRVTLLQSELRFMNLFLRNSQGKRKEHDMVGELVNQIRDVAHEAEDVIDTYIAAIIKQSRRNVIGKVGFRGVDHALMLHQVAVKIDGIKARIKEIFDNSERYGIEDGRRSSEEEAERIRKQRREVEEEEVVGFAHDSKVVIEKLMVSDSRLKVVSIVGMGGLGKTTLARKIYNSNRVKNTFPCRAWGYVSNDYRPREFFLSLLKCLLSTPKYNGLFKKREETSVSDEKLKMKVRECLNRSSKYLVVVDDVWQKQVWNEVKGAFPDDHNGSRVLMTTRWAEVASHAGPVPPYALPFLTKEQSWELLSKKVFRGEECSSDLESLGKSIAESCDGLPLALIVMAGILANKKSPRDWSRIKDHVNWHLGRDNTLKDILKLSYDSLPARLKPCFLYFGMYPEDYKIPVKQLIQLWISEGLLSQETSGGQDTPEPEYIAEEYLDELVDRSLIQVVSRTNDGGVKTCRIHDLLRDLCISESREDKFFEVCGEIDVQNLNSCPRKLSLQGTLFHFSSSMESDYTISATRSLLCFGQEVYKVKPNHWRWLLKSFRLARVLDLGRMNVNSIPTDLEKLIHLRYLRIQSHNLETIPASICRLWNLETLDLRGSPIKSFSGELWQLKQLRHLLMFGPVGLPEMLSESKTVPNLQTLSTVALDPRTASLLDNRRFPRMTKLGIHCERRDKCNARIQLQNLHRLSHLRKLKVIGTTEIPQNANVFPSNITKISLTKFGFFNSTAMHTLGKLPNLQVLKLSSQTNDTRFDLHCATGGFLQLQVFEMVAIKVKMWRVDRGSMPRVRRLVVRSCKSLTQLPKEIWSLTTLREVQVLWPCTELAKGLQNLVINNACKLVVYPLSPNDESDFP, encoded by the coding sequence ATGGCGGATACGATTGTGGTGTTCCTCATAGACAAATTGACGAGGCTGCTGGTGGAGGAAGCCAAGCTTCTCGCCGGCGTGCGCGACCGAGTCACGTTGTTGCAGAGCGAGCTCAGGTTCATGAACCTCTTCCTCAGAAACTCCCAAGGGAAGCGCAAAGAGCATGACATGGTCGGAGAACTCGTCAACCAGATCAGAGACGTCGCTCACGAAGCCGAAGACGTAATCGACACCTACATCGCCGCCATCATCAAGCAGAGCCGGAGGAACGTGATCGGAAAAGTCGGTTTCCGCGGTGTAGACCACGCGCTCATGCTCCACCAGGTGGCCGTGAAGATCGACGGGATCAAGGCCAGAATCAAAGAGATCTTCGACAACAGCGAGAGATACGGTATTGAGGATGGAAGGAGGAGCAGCGAGGAGGAAGCGGAGCGGATTCGGAAGCAGCGGAGGGAggtggaggaggaagaggtGGTAGGGTTTGCGCACGACTCCAAGGTTGTGATTGAGAAACTGATGGTGTCCGATTCGCGCCTTAAAGTCGTTTCCATCGTTGGTATGGGTGGTTTGGGGAAAACCACGCTTGCTCGAAAGATATATAACTCTAACAGAGTGAAGAACACGTTTCCTTGTCGCGCATGGGGTTATGTCTCTAACGATTATCGACCCAGGGAGTTTTTCTTGAGCCTGCTCAAGTGTTTGCTGTCCACACCAAAGTACAACGGTTTGTTCAAGAAAAGAGAAGAGACGAGTGTGAGTGATGAAAAGCTGAAGATGAAGGTGCGAGAATGCTTGAACAGAAGCAgcaagtacttggtggtggtgGACGATGTTTGGCAGAAACAGGTGTGGAATGAGGTGAAAGGGGCATTTCCCGATGACCACAATGGAAGCAGAGTGTTGATGACTACTCGTTGGGCTGAGGTGGCTTCTCACGCAGGCCCTGTTCCTCCCTACGCCCTTCCCTTCCTCACCAAAGAACAGAGCTGGGAGCTACTTTCCAAGAAGGTGTTCAGGGGAGAAGAATGTTCTTCTGATTTAGAGTCTCTGGGAAAATCGATCGCTGAAAGCTGTGATGGGTTGCCACTTGCCCTTATTGTGATGGCAGGGATTTTGGCTAACAAGAAGTCACCAAGGGATTGGTCTAGAATCAAGGACCATGTGAATTGGCATCTTGGGAGGGACAACACTCTCAAGGACATACTCAAACTCAGCTATGACTCTCTGCCCGCGAGGTTGAAGCCATGCTTTCTGTATTTTGGCATGTACCCTGAAGATTATAAGATCCCCGTGAAGCAGTTGATCCAGTTGTGGATATCCGAAGGGTTATTATCCCAAGAAACTTCTGGGGGCCAAGACACACCAGAGCCAGAATACATTGCGGAAGAGTACTTGGATGAGCTAGTGGATCGAAGCTTGATCCAAGTGGTTAGCAGAACCAATGACGGGGGAGTCAAAACATGTCGGATTCACGATCTTCTTCGCGACCTTTGCATAAGCGAGAGCAGGGAAGACAAGTTCTTCGAGGTTTGTGGAGAGATTGATGTTCAAAACCTCAATAGTTGTCCCCGTAAGTTGTCTCTGCAGGGTACTCTGTTTCATTTCTCTTCGAGCATGGAATCTGATTACACCATCTCTGCGACGCGTTCCTTGTTATGCTTTGGGCAAGAGGTGTACAAGGTTAAGCCAAACCATTGGAGATGGCTTCTCAAGAGCTTCAGGTTGGCTCGCGTGTTGGATTTGGGACGAATGAATGTTAACTCGATACCCACTGATTTGGAGAAGCTCATTCATTTAAGGTACTTGAGAATACAGTCTCATAATCTTGAAACTATTCCAGCTTCTATATGCAGATTGTGGAATCTAGAAACCTTGGATTTAAGAGGGTCACCCATAAAATCATTTTCTGGTGAATTGTGGCAACTCAAGCAACTAAGGCATCTTCTGATGTTTGGACCTGTGGGGCTCCCAGAAATGCTCTCAGAAAGTAAAACTGTGCCCAATCTTCAAACCCTCTCAACCGTGGCTCTTGATCCGCGCACAGCATCGTTGCTGGATAATCGTAGATTCCCAAGGATGACAAAATTGGGTATACATTGCGAAAGACGTGACAAGTGCAATGCCCGTATACAGTTGCAGAACCTCCACCGCCTGAGCCATCTCCGGAAGCTGAAAGTGATCGGAACTACTGAGATTCCACAAAATGCAAATGTGTTTCCGTCAAACATCACCAAGATATCCCTCACAAAGTTTGGTTTCTTCAACTCCACTGCCATGCATACGCTGGGAAAGCTTCCCAACCTTCAAGTCCTGAAATTGTCATCGCAGACAAATGATACTAGATTTGACCTGCATTGTGCCACGGGAGGGTTCCTTCAGCTTCAAGTGTTTGAAATGGTTGCGATCAAGGTCAAAATGTGGAGAGTAGACAGAGGTTCAATGCCTCGTGTTCGTCGTTTAGTCGTCAGAAGCTGCAAATCCTTGACTCAGCTTCCAAAAGAAATATGGTCTTTGACTACCTTGCGGGAAGTGCAGGTCTTGTGGCCCTGCACTGAACTGGCAAAAGGACTCCAAAATTTGGTGATTAACAATGCGTGTAAGCTCGTCGTCTATCCTCTCTCACCAAATGATGAATCAGATTTTCCCTAA